AAAGAGATTGAACAAAGGCTGAAGTCTATTAAGAACATTGAAAAGATTACCAAGACCATCAAAACTGTAGCTCAAACTAAGCTTACTAGGGCTCAACGTGCTATGGAAGCTTCTAACAAATACTATCGTGTATCTGATGAAGTGTTTAAGGAGGCTGGAACTAAAGCACCTGAGGAGGGTAAAACTCTTATGGTTGCTTGCTCTAGTGACAAGGGTCTTTGTGGTGGTATTCATTCTTCAATCTCTCGTCTTATCCGTAGAGAACTACATGATCCTAAGACATTTGAGAACACAAGTTTGTGTATTTTGGGAGAAAAAGTTCGCACTCAATTACTTCGTTTCTGTCCCGAATCTTTCTACTTGACTTTTGCACACATTGGTGGAGCTAGTCcttcttttgaagaagcttTACAAATTTCTAGTAACATTTTGGAACATGCTAAAGACTATGATAGAATTGTTCTCGTCTATAACAAGTTTGCTTCCGCTGTCTCGTTTGAAACTGTGATGAAGAACTTGTATACAACTAAGGCCATCAATGAATCCCCCAATCTCTCTGCATACGAGGTAAGTGATGAAGTCCATCAACCACTCATGGAATTTGCATTTGCCAATGCTATTTTTTCTGCCATGGCGGAAGCTCATTGCAGTGAAATGTCATCTCGTCGTAACGCCATGGAAAATGCAAGCAAGAGTGCTGGAGATATGATTAACAAGTTTTCCATCCAATATAATCGTCAACGTCAAGCCTCCATTACTAACGAACTTATCGATATCGTTACTGGTGCAAACTCTTTGGCTTAATTCTTGATCTCTTTGGTAAGGTTCAAATGCATGTtaagatttttaaattaaagaagTTTGTGAAATATAAGCGCTGAAGTCAACGATATTTCTTGTCTATTTAGCTTAACTTTTTACCTTTATACCATTTGAACCGTAAT
This region of Schizosaccharomyces pombe strain 972h- genome assembly, chromosome: II genomic DNA includes:
- the atp3 gene encoding F1-ATPase gamma subunit atp3, coding for MLRQTLTQASRMRPCISVVGFRGFHASSPCEATLKEIEQRLKSIKNIEKITKTIKTVAQTKLTRAQRAMEASNKYYRVSDEVFKEAGTKAPEEGKTLMVACSSDKGLCGGIHSSISRLIRRELHDPKTFENTSLCILGEKVRTQLLRFCPESFYLTFAHIGGASPSFEEALQISSNILEHAKDYDRIVLVYNKFASAVSFETVMKNLYTTKAINESPNLSAYEVSDEVHQPLMEFAFANAIFSAMAEAHCSEMSSRRNAMENASKSAGDMINKFSIQYNRQRQASITNELIDIVTGANSLA